A part of Oncorhynchus clarkii lewisi isolate Uvic-CL-2024 chromosome 17, UVic_Ocla_1.0, whole genome shotgun sequence genomic DNA contains:
- the LOC139371447 gene encoding podocalyxin-like protein 2: MAGLLRPLLFGSTLFFLLSCDALLSDGPPTLLSTSQPSPLSLMDLDQDVEEQPERMTVPGSPTTVPGLTSQGQESSGLFNDDNKPLQSSVHLWDDVRDQVNITGLDRKSLRGYSQTLSQTSTSPMEEPRQGNHTSPFKDAVERQERELWEMERESGGLPLEAGYDQNQSLPTTTSNTTTSNTTTSNTTTSNTTTSNTTTSNTPTSNTPTSNTTTSNTTTSNTTTTPISNTPTTPAADPLVPVDSTTLDPQYVPVYGGSQSTPEDTVEVDVADEEEEEEEERESSTPEPDASTSRPTLPEVGVFPSLGPLQSDNTHTEDQEEEEEEEEEAVVLGRPRSDSGRAGRGGDISPLTTAPLASLAPTVDVTEDSAVRLEDEEMFAGKEIQEKERRQEEEKKHDEEEQEVRHGGKELLTEAELLRGAHFPQEIQQVICVDWSDLAGKGYVILNMSDNVDCDEFRVESGDRLLELLETTFSRKMNSPQGSWLISLSKPTRQDHQLLVTLANEHGVIATKDMLSMLGEIRRGLHEIGIQNYSSANTCHSRPSQTRSDYGKLLVVLVIIGSVCVVIIASGLIYIFWQRRLPKIKTMTRGEEFHFVENGCHDNPTLDVTSDGGGQSEIQEKKHCHANGLTAGSVGEGGSSGWQVLVNKPGVKEEDNMEEDTHL; encoded by the exons GCTCCACACTGTTTTTCCTACTGTCATGTGATGCCCTGCTGAGTGATGGACCACCCACCTTGCTGTCCACCTCCCAGCCCTCACCTCTGTCCCTCATGGACCTGGACCAAGATGTGGAGGAGCAGCCGGAGAGGATGACCG TTCCAGGCAGCCCCACCACAGTACCAGGCCTAACCTCCCAGGGACAGGAGTCCTCGGGGTTATTCAATGACGACAACAAGCCTCTGCAGTCCTCTGTTCATCTCTGGGATGATGTCAGAGACCAAGTCAACATCACTGGTCTAGACAGGAAGTCCCTCAGAG GTTACAGTCAGACCCTCTCCCAGACGTCCACCTCTCCTATGGAGGAACCCAGACAGGGAAATCACACCTCTCCCTTCAAGGATGCGGTGGAGAGGCAGGAGCGGGAGctatgggagatggagagagagtccGGCGGCCTCCCCCTGGAGGCTGGCTACGACCAGAACCAGAGCCTGCCTACCACCACCTCCAACACCACCACATCCAACACCACCACATCCAACACCACCACATCCAACACCACCACATCCAACACCACCACATCCAACACCCCCACCTCCAACACCCCcacctccaacaccaccacctccaacaccaccacctccaacaccaccaccaccccaatcTCCAACACCCCCACAACCCCTGCTGCTGACCCTCTGGTTCCTGTAGACTCAACCACCTTAGACCCACAATACGTCCCAGTGTACGGGGGTTCACAATCAACTCCTGaagacacagtggaggtagacgtagcagatgaggaggaggaggaggaggaggagagggagagttccACCCCTGAGCCTGAtgcctccacctccagaccaacCCTCCCAGAGGTAGGTGTCTTCCCCAGCCTTGGGCCTCTCCAGTCGGACAACACCCATACAGAagaccaggaggaggaggaggaagaggaagaggaggcagtGGTCCTTGGAAGACCTAGGAGTGACTCGggaagagcagggagaggaggggacatcTCTCCCCTGACCACAGCCCCCTTGGCGTCTCTGGCGCCAACGGTCGATGTCACGGAGGATTCAGCGGTCCGTCTGGAGGACGAGGAGATGTTCGCTGGGAAGGAGatccaggagaaggagaggaggcaggaggaggaaaagaagcatgatgaggaggagcaggaggtcAGGCATGGAGGAAAAGAGCTGTTAACGGAGGCAGAGCTCCTCCGTGGTGCACACTTCCCACAGGAGATACAGCAG GTGATCTGTGTGGACTGGAGCGATCTGGCTGGGAAGGGGTACGTCATCCTCAACATGTCAGACAACGTTGACTGT GATGAGTTCCGTGTGGAGAGTGGAGACCGGCTCTTGGAGCTGCTAGAGACAACCTTCTCTAGGAAGATGAACAGTCCTCAGGGCTCCtggctcatctctctctctaaacccacCAGACAGGACCACCAGCTGCTCGTCACGCTGGCCAACGAACACG GAGTTATTGCCACCAAGGATATGTTGTCAATGTTAGGCGAAATCAGGAGAGGTTTACATGAG ATTGGTATCCAGAACTACAGCAGCGCTAACACCTGTCACTCCAGGCCCAGTCAGACTCGTAGTGACTACGGGAAGCTGCTCGTGGTCCTGGTGATCATAGGTTCTGTCTGTGTGGTCATCATCGCGTCTGGTCTCATCTATATCTTCTGGCAGAGACGCCTGCCTAAGATCAAGACTATG ACTCGAGGCGAGGAATTCCATTTTGTGGAGAACGGCTGCCATGACAACCCTACCCTGGATGTGACGAGTGACGGGGGGGGGCAGTCAGAGATACAGGAGAAGAAACATTGCCACGCCAACGGACTGACGGCTGGGtctgtgggggagggagggagtagtggCTGGCAGGTCCTGGTCAACAAACCTGGAGTGAAGGAAGAGGATAATATGGAAGAGGATACACACCTttag